The stretch of DNA aatgggtgagtgcccagagccatgtcaatacagaagtcaatatctctgtcgggtggcatccccggaagatctataggaaacacctctagaaactcacgcaCAACTAGTACCAAAtatatggaaggaacctccgcactagaatcgcgaaaaTAGGCCAAGTAAGCTAAatatcccttctcgaccatacgccgaatATTCACAAAAGAAATAaccttgctggtagaatgaccagaagtccctctccactctaatcaagaCAACCCTAGCATGGCTAATGTCACTATCTTGGCCTGACAGTTCAATATAGCACGGCatggtgacagccaatccatgcccaaaataacatcaaagtcccccatatcaagaagtaggagatgtacactagtctcaagactcctaatagtaaTCATACACGAGCGACACAATCTaaaacaatagaatctcccacaggcatggacacatacataggagcactcaaagaatcatgaggcataacTATATATGAAGCacaataggatgacacgtaggaataagtagggcccggatcaaatagaactaaagcatctttATGGAAAAATGGAACAATgcatgtgataacagcgtcaaaTGACTCAACCTCAAGTCTAGTCgggaatgcataaaaatggggctaggccccaccactctgacctccgccctagggacgacctctagctggctggcctccacttgtaacggcctgacctctaatggcctgatctCAACCTCTGGTAGCctaacccctgcctctagctagcTGAGCGGGCGATGAAGCAATCGGTGCTGGagccatggcacgagaactctattGGTGCATGCCTCCCTGTGATCTGGGGCAAATTCTAGAAAGGTGCCTCGAATCTCCACAACCATAACAAGCCTtcagctgctgtgactgctgaccctggaactgAACCTGTCGAACTGGATAACCACTCTGATAACTCTGGATCAAAGGTGTAGTAATAGGAGCTGATGATACACTGTAGGCTAGATCCTCTGgatgagatacataaggaccacAATTGCCCGAAGCATCgtggatgcctgaagcgctgacttAAACGGCCTAGGagaatggcctctaccaaaagtactcctaccTCCAAACGACGCACCACTGAAGCcaccaaaatgacgaggcctcttattagaTACCGGCCCCCTCttctgaccacgaaccatctcgatccgtctagcaatctctacagccctctggaaagaaatatcatctccggTCTCTTGGCCATCTATAGCCTGATACTaaaagtgagcccatcaatgaatcttctcactttctccctctcagtagggagcaaGATAATAGCgtggcgagctaggtccacaaatcgagtctcatactgggtgaCAAACATGCCACCCTGCTGAAGGAGCTCAAACTGTCTGCGATACTCTTCTCTCAGagtgaaaggaatgaacttctctagaaatagctgtgaaaactgatcccaggtaagtgaaggtgaaccagctggtctagtcagCACATAATCTCCCCACCATCTCTTGACAGAACCGGTCATCTGGAACACTGCAAAGTTGACCCCGTTGGTCTTAACAATACCCAAGTTGCGCATAACCTCGTGGCAACGATCCAACTAATCATGTCGGTCCTCTTAAGGTGCAGCGCTAAATTTAATAGGGAGGAGTTTGGTAAACATATCCAGCTTCAACAAGGCCTTAAAAGACATAGCCGGCCTATCCCCCCCTGTTTCGCAATAACCaactgaactaccccaactggctggGCTGCAGGAGTCTGATATAAGGGAGTCACTGGCTCCAAggtgtgagtagcaggagtctgtGCTAATCCCCTAGCTCGAGAGATGGTAGGTGCCACCTCAAATgcaccggtctgggccacactctccataagacccaccaagcagactagagcgtcctaaagcactggagtggctatgaattcCTTAGGGACTTGAGTTGGTCCGACGGGTGTGGTATGAGCTAGGACCTCCTCCTCATGAtaaatctgaggctccactgcgggtGTTGCTGCTTGAGGTCTATGCTATGttctgcctctgcctcggtcACTGGCTCGACCTCGACCTCAGCCTATACTCCTGGTGGTAGCTGCCACATGGGATTCGGCTACTGTCCAGATACAAATTTTGTGTGTGTTCTCTCTATCtatgagagaacaagaatagaatggttcaatcatcaatgttATAGTTAAATCACATGATAGAGAAGGAaataagtgaaatttttcctaaaactccatagcctctagaagataagtacaggcgtctccgtaccgatcctctagactctactaagcttgcatatgactcgtgagacctaggcaatctAGTGCTTtgataacaacttgtcacgactcggaATCCCAACTTCAGGGTTGTGATGGTGCATAACATCAACTtcctaggcaagccgacgtgaaataattaaataacaaatTTTAACAGTTAAAAACATAATAGTGATATACAATGAGAAATAGAAACCCAGTCTAATACAGTACTAATATAAGTCATGTGACAATATCTACTCCCAGAAAtccggagtcacgagtacacgagcgactagaagtctacaaacaaagtctgaaataaatacaattgtttcgaAGGAAATGAATAGTAAAAGTGGGAAaaggaaggggactccaaggtctgtggACACCAGCATATCTACTTCGAGTCTCTGTATGAAATGATCAAAGATGACGTACCTCACGTACCGCGGGGATCAATACTAGTACCTggacaagaagtgcagaagtgtagtatgagtacaaccgacccaatgtactccgtaagtgtcgagcctaacctcgacgaggctATGACACGACACCTACACAAAtaaacatgtacaagtatatataaagCTGCAATAATAACAGAGAATGATAACGTAcaaactgggaggggacatgtaAAAGAGGGGCAAATATAATAGGCGCGACAAGTAAGAAATCACGAAATAGCCAAgtaaatcatcaaccaatgaaaTCAGATAAACCAATGacatgaaaatggcacggcatcacccttcgtgcttttactctcgtccttaccatgaaatgatgatataaataaaatgaaatggcatgacatcacccttcgtgctgttaatctcatcctcaccatgtaacaataattaaatgaaatgAATGGCATGACATCGCCCTTCATGATTTTATGctcttcctcaccatgtaataataaataaatgagataaatggcacagcatcactcttcgtgcttttactctcttcctcactatgtaataataataaattcaatggcacgacatcattctttgtgcttttactctcttccttacCATGTGTAACGACAcgaccagtcgttttgctttctaggtccccattcccctaattaagactccccgtatgtgcctttactgttttatgacttgcagggatggttgacTTATGTTTGGAAGGGTCCGGGTTGCAATCAGAATACTTGGTTAC from Nicotiana tomentosiformis chromosome 11, ASM39032v3, whole genome shotgun sequence encodes:
- the LOC138901445 gene encoding uncharacterized protein — encoded protein: MRNLGIVKTNGVNFAVFQMTGSVKRWWGDYVLTRPAGSPSLTWDQFSQLFLEKFIPFTLREEYRRQFELLQQGGMFVTQYETRFVDLARHAIILLPTEREKVRRFIDGLTFSIRL